A part of Novipirellula artificiosorum genomic DNA contains:
- a CDS encoding carbohydrate-binding family 6 protein produces MRYTNCCTLLIFFFSAITISSEASGEATIKVNAASAPAAFGAAEIRHSLETRPVEGDWQIHLGVDASNGNIRPEGFQLEVNKSENRIDVIAVDPAGLLYGGLEVAEVIRTAGIDAIKPTLQNPYMQMRGTKFNIPLDVRTPSYTDVCDAAQKNIPEMWSFEFWKEYIDTLARYRYNFVSLWNLHPFPSMVKVPAYPDVALEDVWRSNVKWDEHYSLEGKDFVNEEILADVEVVRKMTIDEKIDFWKRVMAYGKSRNVNFYVVTWNIFTYGTDGKYGITDDPHNETTRDYFRQSVKELLLTYPDLAGVGLTTGENMHGMDFQEKEDWAMATYGQGTLDAAQQKPDRKITFIHRQHMAKAQDISRTFEPLAQQSNVNFIFSFKYAKAHVYSATTQPYHDNFVKDLGDMKTIWTLRNDDVYYFRWGAADFVREFVRNIPHDVSLGYYYGSDQYVWGREFLQRDVEGTRELEITKHWYQWMLWGRLAYAPQLSNERFRQIIAERFALSPSDASKLFDAWQNASMIYPTTTGFHWGPLDFQWYIEACQSRESYAENETGFHDVNRFISLAPHPKSRFQSIKDFVAGKPKPDDVLTPFQVADRLDEYASKALDSSSDILSQSTSGELPRTLADIKIVSELGAYYADKIRGATELASFRNSPTPASNQKAIRHLVDAARHFHAYVSLATQDHLNPLWTNRVGIVDWKQTYAYTLQDIRIAGGDPADFELPPEF; encoded by the coding sequence GTGCGCTATACAAACTGTTGCACCCTGCTCATCTTCTTTTTCTCCGCGATCACGATCTCAAGCGAAGCGTCCGGCGAAGCAACCATCAAGGTGAACGCTGCGAGCGCCCCGGCGGCATTCGGTGCTGCGGAGATTCGCCATTCGCTTGAGACGCGACCTGTCGAGGGCGACTGGCAGATTCATCTAGGGGTCGACGCGTCAAACGGCAACATCAGACCCGAAGGGTTTCAGTTAGAGGTTAACAAGTCCGAGAACCGAATCGACGTCATTGCGGTAGATCCCGCAGGGCTGCTTTACGGTGGATTAGAAGTCGCTGAAGTGATTCGTACCGCAGGAATCGATGCGATCAAGCCGACGCTGCAAAACCCCTACATGCAAATGCGAGGCACCAAGTTCAACATCCCGCTGGATGTGCGCACCCCAAGCTACACCGACGTATGCGATGCCGCGCAGAAGAATATCCCAGAGATGTGGAGTTTTGAGTTTTGGAAAGAATACATCGATACACTCGCTCGCTATCGCTACAACTTTGTCTCACTTTGGAACCTGCATCCGTTTCCATCCATGGTTAAAGTCCCAGCCTATCCGGATGTCGCGCTAGAGGATGTTTGGCGATCGAACGTTAAATGGGACGAACACTATTCACTGGAGGGGAAAGACTTTGTTAACGAGGAAATCCTTGCGGACGTGGAAGTGGTTCGAAAGATGACGATCGATGAGAAAATCGACTTCTGGAAACGCGTGATGGCGTATGGCAAATCTCGCAACGTCAATTTCTATGTTGTCACATGGAACATCTTTACCTATGGGACCGATGGCAAGTATGGGATTACCGACGACCCACATAATGAGACAACTCGCGACTACTTTCGCCAGAGCGTCAAAGAGTTACTGCTGACTTACCCCGACTTGGCAGGCGTTGGGTTGACCACGGGGGAAAACATGCACGGCATGGATTTTCAAGAAAAAGAGGATTGGGCGATGGCTACTTACGGCCAAGGAACGCTTGATGCTGCCCAGCAAAAACCCGATCGTAAGATCACCTTCATCCATCGACAACATATGGCCAAGGCGCAAGATATTTCGCGAACCTTCGAGCCACTCGCCCAACAATCAAACGTCAACTTCATCTTCAGTTTCAAATACGCAAAGGCTCACGTCTATAGCGCGACGACTCAGCCCTACCACGACAACTTCGTCAAGGACTTGGGCGATATGAAGACAATTTGGACACTCCGCAACGACGATGTTTATTACTTTCGTTGGGGTGCCGCTGACTTCGTCCGAGAATTCGTTCGCAACATCCCTCATGACGTCTCGCTTGGCTACTACTACGGTTCGGACCAGTACGTTTGGGGTCGCGAGTTTCTTCAGCGAGATGTCGAGGGTACTCGTGAGCTCGAGATCACAAAGCATTGGTACCAATGGATGCTGTGGGGCCGGCTGGCTTATGCCCCCCAACTGAGTAATGAACGATTCCGCCAGATCATTGCGGAACGATTTGCCTTGTCGCCATCCGATGCCAGCAAACTCTTTGATGCATGGCAGAACGCATCGATGATCTATCCAACAACGACCGGTTTCCACTGGGGACCCCTTGACTTCCAATGGTACATCGAAGCGTGCCAAAGCCGTGAGAGTTATGCAGAAAACGAGACGGGCTTTCATGATGTGAATCGTTTTATCAGCCTGGCGCCACACCCCAAGAGCCGGTTTCAATCGATCAAAGACTTTGTCGCGGGAAAACCCAAACCCGATGACGTGCTGACCCCGTTTCAAGTCGCGGATCGTCTCGACGAGTATGCTTCCAAAGCCTTAGATTCGAGCAGCGACATTTTGTCGCAGAGCACGAGTGGCGAGCTGCCAAGAACCCTTGCAGATATCAAGATTGTCTCTGAACTTGGTGCTTACTACGCCGACAAGATTCGCGGAGCGACGGAGTTGGCAAGTTTCCGAAACAGCCCGACCCCGGCTTCGAATCAAAAAGCCATCCGACATCTTGTTGACGCTGCCCGTCATTTTCATGCCTACGTGTCACTTGCGACACAGGACCACCTCAACCCACTTTGGACCAATCGTGTCGGGATTGTCGATTGGAAGCAAACCTACGCCTACACGCTCCAGGACATTCGGATCGCGGGTGGCGACCCAGCGGATTTCGAGCTGCCGCCCGAGTTCTGA
- a CDS encoding acyltransferase family protein, translating into MRTELSVETKQTFQVIGLLATVLVVAIHYQSAMPTSANVHDASYNQLLQGFLIGGVARVAVPLFAFAAGFFYFRSDDGSFKTYFNKLRQRCRTVLIPYLVIGGIAMLSWVSVRSIEGDPVPFNLAELTWTWLVHPPAEQMWFLRDLMVLVVIAPLLRMAVDKTGHAFVILVAMLWLSDWQPMPIVGGWYVLHTETLFFFTLGCAAVHRVDLLERLGRAGTFTAISMILVWIGLLIARIMLQPNFDNWYVTEYDIQSLLIQKCSILAGCLAIWSVGYRLRTPLLSRLSGAAFFVYLVHEFPLRAIVQRTAALLTSEPTSFWMITPTVVLSCFVTALLFSRYAPSVFAFVTGGRTPQSASRLTDTIRMSPNCVPYSSSIAG; encoded by the coding sequence GTGCGCACGGAGCTTTCCGTCGAAACGAAGCAGACATTCCAGGTCATTGGCCTGTTGGCTACGGTGTTGGTCGTTGCGATCCACTATCAATCGGCGATGCCCACTTCGGCAAATGTCCATGATGCATCCTATAACCAACTCCTGCAAGGGTTTCTGATCGGCGGCGTTGCGCGTGTTGCCGTGCCCCTGTTTGCATTTGCCGCCGGATTCTTCTATTTCCGAAGTGACGATGGTTCATTCAAGACCTATTTCAATAAGTTGCGTCAACGATGCCGTACGGTACTGATCCCCTATCTGGTTATAGGCGGAATTGCGATGCTCAGTTGGGTCAGTGTTCGATCCATCGAAGGCGATCCTGTTCCGTTTAACCTTGCTGAATTGACATGGACTTGGCTTGTGCATCCACCCGCCGAGCAGATGTGGTTCTTGCGTGACTTGATGGTCTTGGTTGTGATCGCGCCGTTGCTTCGAATGGCCGTGGACAAAACGGGTCATGCTTTTGTGATCCTCGTCGCGATGCTTTGGCTCAGTGATTGGCAACCGATGCCGATCGTCGGTGGTTGGTATGTCCTCCATACCGAAACGCTCTTTTTCTTCACGCTCGGTTGTGCCGCAGTCCATCGCGTGGATCTGCTTGAGCGTCTTGGGCGAGCTGGTACGTTCACGGCAATCAGTATGATCCTTGTTTGGATCGGTCTTTTGATTGCCCGTATCATGCTTCAACCCAATTTTGATAATTGGTATGTCACCGAGTACGACATTCAAAGTTTGTTGATTCAGAAGTGCTCGATTTTAGCCGGATGTTTGGCAATTTGGTCCGTCGGCTATCGGTTGCGAACTCCCTTGTTGTCTCGGTTGTCCGGAGCTGCTTTCTTTGTCTACTTGGTGCACGAGTTTCCGCTGCGAGCCATCGTTCAACGGACCGCAGCGCTGCTCACCAGCGAACCAACTTCATTTTGGATGATCACGCCAACGGTCGTGTTGAGCTGTTTTGTGACCGCGTTGCTGTTCAGTCGCTATGCACCATCGGTATTCGCCTTCGTGACGGGTGGCCGCACTCCGCAATCGGCATCTCGCTTGACCGACACGATCCGGATGTCCCCAAATTGCGTTCCTTATTCATCGTCGATCGCTGGCTGA
- a CDS encoding O-antigen ligase family protein, producing MILMIALFVLAAILWIVPLLQHGRTPVIGALVLLTGTVFGPAFFSIDGPIQMSLDRLLFVALLGMLAIRWRQGQLQWSRFTRTDWGVAVLLMWLLVSSLISGPAPQGQSPISDWLSCFAMPVGMYVAIRLSDIRASDMLWVQRMLLGLSVYLAITAVFEVTGLHRLVVPRYVVDPTEWEFFGRGRGPLMNPSGNAIVISIGLVIAVLGIIHSTRRMKLVYSLLTITLLAGVYSTLTRSGWLGAIAAMGVIVLVYSPRWVRVLGLASIVVLGGASVAGLKDQFLRMKRDKNLTSADAEKSVQLRPLLAIVAWEMFKDKPIFGHGYGHYFACADSYHNIRTYDMPLNQARPYAQHNVFLSILVDSGLMGLTIFVSILITISSLGWQLARNTSLSIAVRNGGLLWLGGFAAYFCNGMFQDASIIPMANMFLFFLAGIAMTLHQRGLAKTPTLSPPVAIAGTGLPAALSH from the coding sequence ATGATTCTAATGATCGCACTCTTCGTGCTCGCTGCGATTCTTTGGATCGTCCCGCTGCTTCAACATGGACGAACGCCGGTCATCGGCGCATTGGTTCTGTTGACAGGGACCGTTTTTGGCCCCGCGTTCTTTTCGATCGACGGCCCAATTCAAATGAGCCTCGATCGTTTGTTGTTTGTTGCCTTGTTGGGCATGCTTGCGATTCGTTGGCGACAAGGGCAACTGCAATGGTCTCGCTTCACTCGAACGGACTGGGGGGTTGCAGTGTTGCTGATGTGGCTGCTCGTAAGCTCCTTGATCAGTGGTCCCGCACCGCAAGGACAATCCCCTATCTCGGATTGGCTGTCATGTTTTGCCATGCCCGTCGGGATGTACGTGGCTATCCGGTTGAGCGATATCCGCGCAAGCGACATGCTGTGGGTGCAACGAATGCTGCTTGGCTTGAGCGTGTACTTGGCGATCACAGCCGTATTCGAAGTCACGGGCCTTCACCGTTTGGTGGTTCCACGCTACGTCGTGGACCCCACCGAGTGGGAGTTCTTTGGTCGCGGTCGTGGGCCCCTCATGAATCCCTCCGGCAATGCGATTGTCATCAGCATTGGTTTGGTGATTGCGGTGCTGGGAATCATTCATTCGACTCGGCGCATGAAGCTCGTTTATTCCCTGTTGACGATCACGCTCTTGGCGGGCGTCTACAGCACGCTAACACGGAGTGGTTGGCTTGGTGCGATCGCCGCAATGGGCGTGATCGTGCTGGTCTATTCTCCTCGCTGGGTCCGTGTTCTCGGCTTGGCCAGTATCGTGGTCCTTGGCGGCGCGAGCGTTGCAGGGTTGAAAGACCAATTTCTGAGAATGAAGCGAGACAAGAACCTGACCTCCGCTGACGCGGAAAAGTCCGTTCAACTACGTCCGCTACTGGCCATCGTTGCATGGGAGATGTTTAAGGACAAACCCATCTTTGGTCATGGTTACGGACACTATTTTGCGTGCGCGGATTCCTACCACAACATCCGAACCTACGACATGCCTTTGAATCAAGCACGTCCCTATGCGCAACACAACGTCTTCTTGTCGATCTTGGTTGATTCTGGCTTAATGGGGCTGACGATTTTCGTTTCCATCCTGATCACGATTTCATCGCTCGGGTGGCAACTGGCTCGGAACACCAGTCTGTCGATTGCTGTGCGCAATGGCGGTCTACTTTGGTTGGGCGGATTCGCAGCCTACTTCTGCAACGGGATGTTTCAAGATGCCTCGATCATTCCCATGGCAAATATGTTCCTCTTCTTCTTGGCAGGGATCGCAATGACGCTCCACCAGCGGGGTCTTGCGAAAACGCCTACGCTCTCGCCACCAGTAGCCATTGCTGGCACGGGATTGCCGGCGGCACTTAGTCATTAG
- a CDS encoding PQQ-binding-like beta-propeller repeat protein, with protein MTRILLRPHCAFSFACVLAFSFAYASLCNVVEAEDWLQWRGQDRANHSPETGLFEAWPEDGPELAWMAEGLGSGYANVSVAGNRIYTSGDLEDSQSVIAVDATDGSILWKTAITESVPKHGYPGSRTTPTIDDNRLYMVSSDGKIVCLDVSNGDKIWSRDFSDWNGKMMSGWGFSESPLVDGNKVICTPGGDKGMVVALDKTTGEEIWVCTMSDPTPENDGKPLKEGAGYSSPIITNGGGVKQYVQLVGRGLIGIRAEDGKLLWQYNRVANDTANVPTAVIDGEYVFTSTGYNTGSALLKLVAAGTNDVDVEEVYWLTGRTLQNKHGGMTLIDGYIYCGHGNGQGMPTCVDMATGEITWGPERAKGKGEASLIHADGHILYRREDGTIMLTKVNPEELEIVSVFEPAYQEGKSWAHPVIADGKLYLREQDKLMCYKLKAN; from the coding sequence ATGACTCGAATATTGCTGCGGCCCCATTGTGCATTTTCCTTCGCCTGCGTGTTGGCCTTTTCGTTTGCATACGCTTCGCTTTGCAACGTTGTCGAGGCAGAAGATTGGCTGCAATGGCGAGGCCAAGATCGTGCGAACCACTCGCCGGAAACCGGGCTCTTCGAGGCTTGGCCCGAAGACGGTCCCGAGCTGGCGTGGATGGCCGAGGGACTCGGCAGTGGATATGCGAATGTGTCGGTCGCTGGGAACCGGATCTACACGTCAGGCGATTTGGAAGACAGCCAATCGGTCATCGCCGTGGATGCGACCGATGGAAGCATCCTATGGAAAACTGCGATCACCGAGTCAGTTCCCAAACATGGATACCCCGGCAGCCGCACCACACCGACCATCGACGACAATCGATTGTACATGGTCAGCAGCGACGGAAAGATCGTCTGTCTGGATGTGAGCAACGGAGACAAAATTTGGAGCCGCGACTTTAGCGATTGGAATGGAAAGATGATGAGCGGATGGGGGTTCAGTGAGTCACCGCTTGTCGATGGCAACAAGGTGATCTGCACACCGGGGGGTGACAAAGGCATGGTGGTCGCGCTGGACAAAACGACCGGCGAAGAGATTTGGGTATGCACGATGTCCGACCCGACCCCTGAGAACGATGGAAAACCACTGAAGGAAGGTGCGGGGTATTCCTCGCCGATCATCACCAACGGTGGCGGTGTCAAGCAATATGTCCAACTTGTCGGACGTGGCTTGATCGGCATTCGGGCAGAAGATGGCAAGCTGCTTTGGCAATACAACCGCGTTGCGAACGACACCGCAAATGTCCCAACAGCGGTCATCGACGGTGAGTATGTCTTTACTAGCACTGGGTACAATACCGGTTCGGCGCTGTTGAAGTTGGTGGCTGCGGGAACCAACGATGTTGATGTCGAAGAGGTCTACTGGTTGACAGGCCGGACGCTCCAGAACAAGCACGGAGGCATGACCCTGATCGATGGCTACATCTACTGTGGGCACGGCAACGGCCAAGGGATGCCCACGTGCGTTGACATGGCGACCGGCGAAATCACTTGGGGTCCCGAGCGAGCCAAGGGAAAAGGCGAGGCCAGTTTGATTCACGCGGATGGTCACATTCTGTATCGTCGTGAGGACGGCACCATCATGTTGACCAAGGTGAACCCCGAGGAACTTGAAATCGTCAGCGTCTTCGAACCTGCGTATCAGGAAGGCAAGAGTTGGGCCCACCCAGTAATCGCTGATGGCAAACTGTATTTGCGAGAGCAGGATAAGTTGATGTGCTACAAATTGAAGGCAAACTGA
- a CDS encoding ECF-type sigma factor: MADVPTILSQIVQGDCDAAERLLPLVYDELRRLAAAKLQHEKPGQTLQATALVHEAYLRLLGTNGEQCWDSRGHFFGAAALAMQRILVENARRKKRLKAGGDRKRVDISAVEPRISGPSIDLLALSEALLKLEEKDPRKAELVRLRFFAGLTLAQAAFALGISQSTADNDWAYAKSWLKVEMQKHDLP; the protein is encoded by the coding sequence ATGGCTGATGTACCCACCATTCTATCTCAGATCGTTCAGGGTGACTGCGACGCGGCGGAGCGGTTATTGCCACTGGTCTATGACGAGCTTCGCCGACTTGCCGCAGCCAAACTGCAGCATGAAAAACCGGGGCAGACATTGCAAGCAACGGCACTTGTCCACGAAGCCTATCTTCGCTTGCTCGGTACCAACGGAGAGCAATGCTGGGATAGTCGCGGTCACTTCTTCGGCGCTGCCGCCCTGGCCATGCAACGTATTTTGGTCGAAAACGCACGCCGCAAGAAAAGGTTGAAGGCGGGCGGGGATCGCAAGCGAGTTGACATCTCCGCTGTCGAGCCCAGGATTTCCGGTCCATCGATCGATCTTTTGGCACTTAGTGAAGCTTTGCTCAAGCTGGAGGAGAAGGATCCACGCAAAGCAGAATTGGTGAGACTGCGTTTTTTTGCGGGACTGACACTCGCCCAAGCGGCGTTTGCGCTCGGCATTTCGCAGTCAACGGCCGACAATGATTGGGCTTATGCAAAGAGCTGGTTGAAAGTGGAAATGCAGAAGCATGATCTTCCCTAG
- a CDS encoding WD40 repeat domain-containing serine/threonine protein kinase produces MNTNPRDEELIFNSARKIACSEARAKYVEQACGGDASLRKRVEVLLNTLSSGALFLESPAFGPPADRQDLDEKPGIEVGRYKLIRKIGEGGFGVVYLAEQSHPIQRNVALKIIKPGMDTREVVARFEAERQVLALMDHPNISKVFDGGATSSGRPYFVMELVEGVPLTTYCDESKRSTRQRLELFITVCNAIQHAHQKGVIHRDIKPSNVLVTVQDGEPLVKVIDFGVSKAIFQQLTEQSGVTQYGQMLGTPQYMSPEQAGASGVDIDTRSDIYSLGVLLYELLTGATPLDPCKLHQNDYKEVQRLIREEDPLKPSVRFSILNEQSASLASLRGSVPKKLGSLLRGELDWVIMKSLDKDRDRRYETANQFAADINNYLRGDAVEACPPSWRYQLKKFSKRNRATILTGAAFASVLLASTIVSTTLYLSKLESEGDAVNAKTVAEQAQRDAVKEAANSRALVNSQRLRIAIGAYNNGNIHQAMELLGDFEYQPGDSTDIARRFLESLCKDQSGEVISIDVSPIQGFAIDPAGEFYVAAEFGNRIVLRSLGANAREQLVIDEETVAGSRIRQLTISADGQWLIAKCRTPSNTGIIAAWEITRDNKAIAMKRVAQQMLHDAVIANVDLHVGTNRIASLDIEGRIKVWQLDTGELVNETRTSFGNKSNICFSHDGRLLATHELRKGEIHLYAALTLEVDSVHHYAGHISSLRFSPTEMALAITGHSGTEIWNLTHPTALQVRRLDWRRSFSCYYSRDGQLLSVYSPDEKAVNVFDAASGKMLSRYRGEMTDGWKNSLAFYDDLQLAGLGDHELNVFDVAKATRGFVRTARQWHAPLGSANHHAKIAYPTEEELICSWDIVAGTKTILGSAENVAPVQAVAYSEDATRIAVARRIGETAPRKHLVEIWDVNRRIVLDQFETEPVWTLHFSPVSSDLLLVVGQMSQLRNLSRVSPSTQTLTDRNTISAAFSDDGSRLLLGGGVPWGEAPDKFSEARLWQIDASNQAVDEQVIPTYRTYSSAFSSDGKLLACVDLNSDSIFLWDLKRGEKHSEIKMSSPRVMSVDFSPGDECMVVSSPAGEITFVDYRKGEEIGTFQVNQSFRHVRFLDHDDRIVASTMDGAILQWAY; encoded by the coding sequence ATGAACACGAATCCGCGCGATGAAGAACTCATCTTCAACTCCGCTCGCAAAATCGCTTGCTCTGAAGCAAGGGCGAAGTACGTTGAGCAAGCATGCGGGGGTGACGCCAGTCTGAGGAAGCGAGTCGAAGTTTTGCTGAACACATTGAGTTCGGGGGCGCTGTTTCTGGAGTCTCCCGCGTTCGGCCCCCCCGCCGACCGCCAGGATCTTGATGAAAAGCCTGGCATCGAAGTGGGGCGATACAAGTTGATTCGGAAGATTGGCGAGGGGGGATTCGGAGTCGTCTACCTAGCGGAACAGAGTCATCCGATTCAGCGCAACGTCGCGTTGAAAATCATCAAGCCGGGTATGGATACTCGCGAGGTGGTGGCAAGATTCGAGGCCGAACGCCAAGTCTTGGCGCTGATGGATCACCCAAATATTTCCAAAGTGTTTGATGGTGGGGCAACCAGTTCGGGACGCCCCTATTTCGTGATGGAGTTGGTCGAGGGGGTTCCGCTAACAACGTACTGCGATGAGAGTAAACGGTCGACGCGACAACGCCTTGAGCTGTTCATCACCGTTTGCAATGCGATCCAACACGCTCATCAAAAGGGGGTGATTCATCGCGACATCAAGCCATCCAACGTGCTCGTCACCGTTCAGGACGGTGAGCCTTTGGTCAAGGTGATTGATTTTGGTGTATCAAAGGCGATTTTCCAGCAGTTGACCGAACAGTCGGGGGTCACTCAGTATGGACAGATGCTCGGAACACCTCAGTACATGAGTCCCGAACAGGCAGGTGCGAGCGGCGTTGACATCGACACCCGCAGCGACATCTACTCGCTGGGGGTTTTACTTTACGAATTGCTGACCGGTGCGACTCCGCTCGATCCGTGCAAGCTTCACCAAAATGACTACAAAGAAGTTCAGCGATTGATTCGAGAAGAGGACCCACTCAAGCCTTCGGTTCGATTTTCAATCTTGAACGAACAGTCAGCATCGCTCGCCTCCCTTCGCGGATCGGTTCCTAAGAAGCTGGGAAGCTTACTTCGCGGTGAACTGGATTGGGTGATCATGAAGTCGCTCGACAAGGATCGTGATCGACGGTACGAAACGGCCAATCAATTTGCTGCCGACATCAACAACTACCTACGAGGCGATGCCGTCGAAGCATGTCCCCCCTCATGGCGTTATCAGCTCAAGAAGTTTTCCAAAAGAAACCGGGCGACGATCCTCACGGGGGCGGCGTTTGCGAGTGTGCTTTTGGCGTCAACGATCGTGAGTACGACGCTGTACCTTTCAAAGTTGGAATCCGAAGGCGACGCCGTCAATGCCAAAACAGTCGCAGAGCAGGCGCAACGGGATGCTGTGAAGGAGGCGGCGAATAGCCGGGCACTCGTGAATTCACAGCGGCTTCGAATCGCAATCGGTGCCTATAACAATGGAAACATCCATCAGGCCATGGAGCTGCTTGGAGACTTTGAGTATCAACCGGGAGATTCAACGGATATTGCCAGACGCTTTCTGGAGAGTCTTTGCAAGGATCAGTCGGGCGAGGTGATATCGATCGACGTCAGCCCAATTCAGGGTTTTGCGATCGATCCCGCGGGTGAGTTCTACGTGGCAGCGGAATTTGGCAATCGAATCGTATTGAGGTCACTTGGTGCAAACGCGCGCGAGCAACTTGTTATCGACGAAGAGACCGTTGCGGGTTCTCGAATCCGTCAGCTAACGATCAGTGCCGATGGTCAATGGCTGATCGCAAAATGTCGCACCCCTAGCAATACAGGTATCATTGCCGCTTGGGAAATCACAAGAGACAACAAGGCCATTGCGATGAAACGGGTTGCCCAGCAAATGCTTCATGATGCCGTTATCGCAAACGTCGATCTGCATGTTGGGACAAATCGGATCGCAAGCTTGGATATCGAAGGAAGGATCAAAGTTTGGCAACTCGATACTGGCGAGCTCGTTAACGAAACCAGGACAAGTTTTGGAAACAAATCGAATATTTGTTTTTCTCACGATGGTAGGCTCCTTGCGACTCACGAATTACGCAAGGGAGAGATCCATCTGTATGCCGCGTTGACGCTTGAGGTCGACAGCGTGCACCACTATGCCGGACACATTTCCAGTCTCCGTTTCTCACCAACGGAGATGGCGTTGGCGATCACGGGTCACAGCGGTACTGAAATTTGGAATCTGACCCACCCGACGGCTTTGCAGGTTCGCCGACTTGATTGGCGCCGATCCTTTTCGTGTTACTATTCGCGAGACGGACAGCTGCTGAGCGTTTATAGTCCTGACGAGAAAGCGGTCAACGTGTTTGATGCTGCTTCGGGGAAGATGCTCTCTCGGTACCGAGGCGAAATGACAGACGGTTGGAAAAACAGTTTAGCGTTCTATGACGATTTGCAACTTGCCGGGTTGGGCGATCACGAGCTGAACGTCTTTGATGTTGCCAAAGCGACACGCGGATTCGTCCGCACGGCGAGACAATGGCACGCCCCGCTCGGAAGTGCGAACCACCATGCGAAAATCGCCTACCCGACTGAGGAGGAGTTGATCTGTTCTTGGGATATCGTAGCAGGAACCAAGACGATTCTAGGATCAGCTGAAAACGTGGCGCCCGTTCAAGCCGTCGCTTACTCGGAAGACGCCACCCGGATCGCCGTGGCAAGACGTATCGGAGAAACAGCGCCACGCAAGCACCTCGTGGAAATTTGGGATGTGAATCGTCGAATCGTCTTGGACCAGTTTGAAACGGAGCCTGTTTGGACGTTGCATTTTTCTCCCGTCAGCAGCGATCTGCTGCTGGTTGTTGGGCAAATGAGCCAATTGAGAAACCTGAGTCGCGTGAGTCCAAGCACGCAGACACTTACAGACAGGAACACGATCTCGGCTGCGTTTTCCGACGATGGAAGTCGCTTGCTGCTCGGTGGAGGTGTGCCATGGGGAGAAGCACCAGACAAATTCAGTGAGGCGAGGCTCTGGCAGATCGATGCATCGAACCAAGCGGTCGACGAACAGGTGATCCCGACGTATCGAACCTATTCCAGTGCATTCTCGTCCGACGGGAAGCTGCTGGCATGTGTTGACTTGAACAGCGACAGCATCTTTTTGTGGGATCTCAAAAGGGGAGAGAAACACTCTGAGATCAAGATGAGCAGCCCACGAGTGATGTCGGTTGATTTCTCGCCCGGCGACGAATGCATGGTGGTGTCGAGCCCGGCAGGTGAG